attattataaatatgacaaaaataatcttacTGGAATTAcgacgcagaagtcaaggaaacttcaaaggataCATCAAAaggatcagcagacgcctctgacgaagactggcagttgtcagtcaaaacatgtcagcatatcaaagtggatttcctaaggaacatTTGTCTACATAAATGAAACCCTAACATGGTGTTTAGTATTTAGTGaccctttgaccctgctcaTCTATCGTTTCTACGacctaagctaacccaaacgtaGAACTGGTTTTCTGGTGTGAAGTTTCCCAGTCTCAGAGGAAGACGCGTTTACCATCTGCAATACTTGGAACGCAAAGGTTCATCTTCAAGTTTCCTTATCCATCACCTGTAAGGATACACAACATGATGGagtttggaaggaatatgaaacagtcgctgcacagactgtcagaaATAGTCCTAAAGGAAGATTTTAGATATATGAAACATCTTTAATTGGTTTGGTCATTGATTGTTTTAGGTGAACATTTGCTCAAGGCTTATGTAGCAATATTAGGGTATGTTGTTCACTTTTGGTAAAGTATGAAAATGTGTACATGGGTTTTTTTGAATAtactgaatccatttttaaaggGATCCACACTGACAAACCAATGGTTGTCACTCAAAAGTCAAggaatccaagatggccgccatccatattgtcaatttggatatttttttgccataactttggttctgtttTACATGAAGCATAATCTCAGTGGTGAATTATAGGTTTTCATGGTCAATAAAGTCAATAATAAAGATCCAAAATGGCTGCCATTTGTATATGCATTTACAATCTtaccataactttggttctgttaGACCAGGGATGTTAAACTCAttctagttcaggggccaaatacagaccagttggatctcaagtgggctgcagattttagatggGGGGAAATAACTATTTTAACATAattgtgccttagtttgcaATATTggttcaattcacttaaaaaaattcttgattctgttaccaatttttttgtgtaatttagaggaattttgtggaattgtttgtgagaaattgcaagatttaaggaaaaattgagagttctttctaCAAGTAGCAATtataaatgactgcattcatgcgctaaacaaaggaaaaatcaaAGCCTATAAAAGTACTTgggtttcattaaatttgtaaatttgtaaatttagAATTATTTGGTGTTAGACgtagaaacatgttttttgtggCAAAACGTAGGTTTTTGAGGAAAGGATTGTCATGAAATAGCTTGAAATAGTGTAAATTGCATTCAGAGCAAGATATAAGGTAGAATGCTTCcatgtcaaatagaaccaaagtgatgacaaaaatatccaaattggcgATATGGatggcagccatcttggatttcttgattttcaGTGGGAACCCTTGGTTTGCCAGCGTGGGGATTCAGtgttcatgctttcttccagaagtgaacatctttttGACATATCTGTCGGGCtatattagaaataaaaagaataataaaaaacaaaacaagcattttgtttattatgatGTATTTTTCATTATAATCATTATAATCTTTATCATTTATCGGGTCTGTTTGACAAGTTCAGCGCTCATTACGAGTGAAGGTGTCCGCTCTAGTTAATAGCAGTCGTTTGTGAATCAGAGCCCTGAGACAAGCAGGTGAAGTCGGATAAAGAATAAAGGTCAGTGAGGAATGACTCAGCAGGAAAAGGATCTGCAGGAAAAGCTGCAGATAATCTGCTGTTCTTCaggtgaggaggagaacctTCACGCTCCATTCAAACTGtgttaactttatttattcatattattttttcctcaatattctTTCTTAATATGCCACTCTTTGCCTTCTATTTGCCCAACGGGGATGATTAAAGTTTTTTATGATTCCAATAatgtgacagatatcagtccgaACAGGAGGATCTTCattttacatttcctagattttgtgactaatttctatttaatgaaGGGAAACATTATGTAATCATTTGAGAAAATATTAAGGATTCTGTAagagttttgagttttttcaatagtttaacataaaaatgactgccatcatgcaatataagcaccaggagtattgagtttaatttacacaatgattcatgttttctctgcaatttttactttctcctgcgggccgaattggatgctccaaagggccgaatttggcccccgggccatgagtttgacacgggTTTTACAAATTCATTTGAACCCTCTATATAATATTGAAGCAAACAGCGCTCTCTGGTGGTTACACTGAGAATATATCACACTGTATTTAATAGTGTACAATAACGATGACTATTATCACTACAGAGGTATTTGGTGAGTGACTTACTGCTGTGATAAGGTTTGACCAGCTGAGGGCGCTCTATGTTAGTTTTAAACTAACAAACATGAGCTTTTAAATCCATTTAAaccactttattattattttaaatgctcagCTTTGGGTTCCACTTTATATTTAATCTGGTTATTCCACCGTCTTAAcgagcaataaataaaatagtttttaaaaatgtaattttatatagTTTAATACTCGGATTTACattatattgtgttttattttaatataaattaagATTACATAACTATTTTCTAATTGCACTTCAATCCTAATGAGGACATTggctttaaatataaaataaacattgtaaacatTAATGAAATAATGTTAAATAACGATACTCTTAATATCAAGTATAATCGCAGTGGTTTTATTTGATAAGAAcatgtgtaattttatttaatcttttactgaagatgtttctatttttatatttgagCGTAAAAAATGACGTGGCTGATGACGCTATCGTCGTCACCGCCTATTTTTAAAACTTCAGTAAACTCTTCCCAACACGATTGGTCAGCCTCATTGACGCAAAGCACCAATTCTCCAACGCTATTGACTGAGCCTACAATGACAGACTGTCAGTCAAAGTGATCGGCCAATCAGAAGGCCGCATTGGTCACTGTGCCCCGCCCACGGGCAGGCTGACGCAGGGGGTCGTGTGTTGTTTGTGCTGAGGCCTGTAGTTGTGTTTAGCACAGaaagcagacagagctaacagAGCTAGCTGGAGCTTCCCCGGCGACAGAAACACGGCCAAACATGGCCATGGTGCTCCAAACTGGACTTAATCTGTGAGCAACGGCCGCTTTGGAGTAGGAGGATCTCCGTGTGGAGCGCTGAGGAGTTGGGACAACAAAGCCGGTGGGTGCAGATCGCCAACCGGAGCCGTTAGCTGGCCTAGCCGGACTCGGGAGCTCGGCTCCCACAACAAGAATGGAGTCTGTCTCCGCTTGGATTAGCCCGCTGGTGAAGTGACCTCCAGTTTTATCCTCTAATGGCACATTTTGCGAATTATCAGGACGGAAAGGCAGCGATGTTGCTGGTGGAGACGCAGCGGAGAGACGTGGGGGCGAAACCCGGGGACGGCCCGGTTGGGGAACCCCCGTCCCCGGTAATTAATATCAGCGGGGGCGGCGGAGGGGGCTCCCGTTTCCAGCATTATCCACCGCCCTCCAACAACCACCACACCGCGGATAACATCTCTGAGTCCCCGGGTCGGAGAGTTCCCTCTTCAGCAGAGGACTCCTCCTCCGCCGGCGGTGTCCCGAGCTCCGCGGAGGCGGTGGATGATATCCGTAAATGTGGCTACCTGAGGAAACAGAAACACGGACACAAACGGTTTTTCGTGCTTCGGGCTTCCAGCCAGCTCGGACCGAGCCGCCTGGAGTACTACGACAGTGAAAAGAAGTTCAGGAACGGTCTGAGGTCCGCGGCTACAGGCGGCGGTGCGATCGCGCCTTCGCCCCCAAAGAGGGTGATTTACCTATATCAGTGTTTCACGGTGAACAAGAGGGCGGACTCCAAGAACAAACACCTCATCGCCCTCTACACTAAGGACGAGTACTTTGCTATCGTGGCTGACAACGAGCAGGAGCAGGAGGACTGGTACGTGGCTGTGAGTGAGCTGATGAGTGAGGGAAAAAAGGGGGGTTTGGACTCTGATGACCTGGACGATGGTTACGGTACTGTGACCCCTGGTACTGTTTTCAAAGAGGTGTGGCAGGTGAATGTAAAACCCAAAGGATTGGGTCAAACCAAAAATCTGACGGGGGTCTACCGCCTTTGCCTCTCCACTAAAACCATTCATCTTGTCAAGTTGAACTCTGAGACCCCCTGTGTGAACCTTCAGCTGATGAACATCAGGCGCTGCGGACACTCGGAGAGCTTCTTCTTCATCGAGGTGGGTCGCTCTTCTTCAATCGGTCCTGGGGAGATCTGGATGCAGGTGGACGACTCCGTTGTGGCTCAGAACATGCACGAAACCATCCTGGAGACGATGAAAGCTCTTAAAGCTTTTGCAGAGTTTCGACCAAGGAGTAAAAGCCAGTCGTCGGGCTCCAATCCCATGTCTTTTATCACCACGCGGCGCCACCTAGGCAACCTTCCACCGAGCCAGACCGGCCTTCAGCGACGCTCTAGAACTGAGTCTGTGGTTGGAACACCACCTTCAAGTAAAAGCTCCGGGGCCAGCGGGTATCGCTTTCGTACGTCCAGTGAAGGTGAAGGGACGATGAACCGGCCGTTTCGTTCCACCACAGGAAGTCTGATTCATCTCAACTCTTCACGTGCTCACCATGGACGCCAGGAGAGCAGCGGCACTAGTACAAGCAGCGTGGCCACAGGAAATGCTGGAACCAGCACTGGTGCCGTGCGTTACGTCAGAGCGATTCCAGGCTCGACGGCCACCTATCATGCCCGCTCTGCCTCTCTCCCCGTCTCCCACTTCCCCTCCACCACAAGCCCAGTCAGCGTCTCATCCAGCAGCGGCCACGGCTCCGTCTCTGACACCCTCACTCGCCCATCGAGCGCCTCGATATGTGGCTCACCGTCTGACGGCGGCTTCAACTCATCCGACGAGTACGGCTCCAGTCCGGGCGACTTCCGGTACTTCCGGGTCAGGAGCAACACCCCTGACTCTCTGGGAAACACCCCACCAATCCGTGAGGAGAACTGCCTGAATGACTACATGGCCATGGGGTGGAGCCGAGAAGTGTTTGGTGTTGGATCTGGACACGAGACGCCACGGGACGAAGGTGCATCAACCACGGAAGATGAGCGCTTTTCTTCATCACTGAGGAGGAGGACGCACTCCTTCACCAGGCCGTCAGGTGGAGCCACAGGCGGCTCAGGGGTGGCCGTTTACCAGAAAATGACTCAGACCAATTTCTCTCTGGACGAGGGTTCAGATGCGGTGTTGCCGTTTGGCAGTGGCCTCCTCCGCTGCGGCccttcctcatcctcctcttcgcTGCGCTCTGACTACAGCTCCTGCTCTGAGCACAGTCAGCAGAGCCGGCCCTCCACGCTGTCTCGGACTGAAGCTGCTGTCATCGAGCGCCCGCCCCTCTCTGCCTCTGCCAAGGAAGACAGCGGCTACATGCCGATGATGTGCGGCGTAGCTGCGTCGCCGTGGGACACGCCTCCCGACTACATGCCTATGCAACCCGGCTCCTACCCCCACAACGTGTCCAATTCCCCCCAGTTCCACAGTCCGGCTTTGAGCGCCCGTTCAACCCACCATCACCCGGTTTACTCTCAATCCTCCACAGATTCCCACGGCTACATGATGATGCTCCCTGGTGGGGGGCGTGGTGGCAGCTCCCCTTCCCCCGTGCAGGCTTCTCCTTCAAATTTAACAAACATGGCAGAGAGACCGGAGAACGGGGAGTACATGGACATGTCGTACAGCAGCAGTGGAGGCCACAAGCTGTCAAATGATGGAGGTAATGCTTATTATGCCCCTGGCACACCTGAAAGCACCCCAAAATCTTACAGCCCGTATTTTTCTCTCCCACGCTCATACAAAGCCCCCACCAGAGAGAAGGATGAGTATGGGGAGTATGTCCCAATGAGTTCACCTGCCAAGCCCGCACCGATGTCAGAAAGAAGAGGCGGCAGCACCACCTCCACCCCTTCCCACCCCCCACCACCATACGGGGCTCACCTTTCCGACAGGCGCGTTGCAAGGCCCAACCGGCTCCCATTGGGTAGGAGGAGCTTCCACGGTCCTCTGCGAGTGAGTGAGGCATCTACTTCGTCAACTCCAGCTTCAGAGGAGAGGCCATCCGAGAGGCCGTCCAGTCCTGGGGAGTACATCAACATCGAGTTTGGCGATCATTACCCTCACCAACAGCAGCCGCCAGCCTACCCGCTCTGTGCTCAGGATGAGGGCTCGTCCCAGGACTACATGAGCTTAGAGGTCGGGGCGGAGCAGCTAGATGATGCTTGTAAGAACCAGCCATCACCACGACCTAGCCTTGTGGCCCCCTGGAACCCACCCAGCTACATCCGGCCCCTGGCCAACCCTTCTGGAGCTCCCTGGAGACCCATCGGTGACGACTACACGGACATGACGTTCAACCTCAGCAAAGGTGAGAGGGCGAGCCCGACCGCCATGCTGCAGCATCTCTGTGTGATGGAGGAACACTACGGCCACGCTCCATCAACAGCCTCCTCGTCTCCGCCTTTACCACCGGCAAGCCCGAGCAGAGCAACCGGCCACCAAACGGAACCAAAGGTGGTGAGGGCCGACCCCCAGGGCAGGAGGAGGCACAGCTCTGAGACCTTCTCCTCCACCTCTTCCTCCAACTCTACTCCATCATCCTCAAACACCCTCTCCAACGCCTCCGCCTCCAACGAGCCTCACCTAGCCGAGGGTTCCACATCCAGGTGGACCAACTCGGCTTCTTTCGACAGTGTGTGGATGTCGGTGGACAGCCGAGTGGACTCCCAACCCCAGACCAGGAACTTAGAAACCTCCGGGACCTCAGCAGCGTCATCTTCTTCTTCGTTGAGCCGAATGTGCAGGAATATGTCTGTTGGCTACCAGAACGGCCTCAACTACATCGCCTTGGAGCTAAGGGAGGATGGCGGTAACACCGCAGCGTCTGGAGGTGGTTCCGGGGCTGCAGTGGCCAGTGGAGTGATGCCTCTGCCAGAGAACGGCGCCTACGCCAGTATAGACTTCACTAAATTAGACGGAGTCGCCACGACAACCAAGGGTGAGTCTGCATCTTTATTCAAACTTTAGGGAATGTTTTCATGAGACAGTCTTAATAGGAAaattccttcaaaataagatgGAGAAAATTTTGTACTTTATGAGATCCATCTAACGGAATATTTAACTACTtcttaaaaaaatctgatcttttatttttgaagttaaattattattctagTATTAAAACGCTAAaacgttttctgtttttcaatcATGAGTAATATTCTGAAATCGGTTACATGATATATGATTATACAAACATTTAGTATGAAAAGCAactaaatactaaaataataagaaaagatCTATTGTGTATCCTGAAATAAATTTATTGTACCATTTATCTCTAATTTTTCCTTTTGATCtgattattatgtatttttcttgaaTTTGTTGTATTGACTGataatctgttatttttgtacattatatatatatttttttctgagcaaaaatatagcaaaaattatttcgtaaaaaaaagaatttaaataCGACACTGCATATAAAATGAATGTTATTTAATATAGGAGTTAATGGTGATTTCTGTTAAAAGTTTGTGCCTCAGGCATAAGTGTGTTCACTGGTTAGACTTGCAGagttataaatacacaaagcatCTTCCTTTAAGCTCttgattttctttgtttcttccaTAAAAACCGTTCCTGGAGTTCACGGAGTGCGTCGTGTGTGGATTGTGGAACGTTCTTCACACTTTTGAGGATATTTTCTCCtcgtaaataacaaaaaaagtcCCTGAGCGCTGTCTGCTATTATTAGCCTCATTATGTCCACATTCAGCTCGTCTGCAGTGTCTTTTTAAGTCTATATTTAAACCAATGTGTTGGCGAGGCAGCGATCTGCCGCAACAGGAAGTGGCGCCCACCGCGGTCCAGCCTGAGGTTAGACGAGTGGAACCTGGGTTTATTCAAGGTGAAATGGGGACTTTTCATCAGTCACAACAAAAAGATTTAgacattataatgtaattatatttcctttattttcttcttgtttttgaaGTTTTCGGATGATGTCGTTTGTATGCTTTAacgtttttaatcatatttctgacctttcctgattctttattattataataaccaTTGCACGTAAAGACATTATTCACAACTGAAATTTAGTATCACCGTCGTGGCTAAACCCAGTTTataaaatgagtataaaaaataaatactatgaAGGTATAAACTTAAGGCAGATCTCAAGGTGTACATTAAACTTATTTAAGTGTTAATCAATACAAAAGGTCTCTTATATTAAGTGAAAGGTAAAAGGTgataaaagaaaagaatagtttattttttatgtttatgtttgtttttagtgccaaaaaaaaaaatcctgaattaattttgtttttttttgtgcaagaaaaaaaaccatttgGTGATACTTCACCAATGAATTATTGTccatcatccattttcagacccacttgctcctgtttttTCAGGgccacgggggtctgccggtgccaatctctagctctcattgggcgctgggcgggggacAGATTATTGTATCAATCCAAAATAATGTGCAAatcgatttttaaaaattatgtttttaacaaaagaaaaccaTTTAATTGCGCTTCCATAATCATAGTACATACTGtaaacgcaccatcagacctggttaaactacctcactgctcaatgcattttaactggaagttgattgctctttatttttattaaccatactgggcacttttatagatgtactgtatgtggttattttgaaaaataatttatcagaatctgttgtagaagcaaaagtttaactttttgaaaaatgtgatttgacagttttataaacacatcacttgtttttgatatcgGTGCTTGAAATAcagttatttaccatttacttgttctcacagatatatattttttatttcataccattttgtactggtaaaggtgaaatttgtaattattgatattgtgatatatggTACGGTTTAGTATGAGGATACTGTATATGGTACGGTTTAGTATcaggatgtgtttgtgtgtctaagTGTGTGTTGTTGCTTGGTGTGCAACTGTTTTCTAGGATTCTACGATTACTACTAGTTGTTTCCTGGAAGTCAAACGTTTCCAAACtcagggatttatttcacttctgtggattattttagatcatttttagaTATTCCCAGTAAAGCCTTTCTATGAAGAGGATTCTGGGTCTTTTTTTGTTAACATATGATCCCatctcaacaaaataaaacagaaacagttggaacatgtaaacaaaacaagagatgacacaaacagaaaaaggaaGACCAGGACCACATGTTCAGTCTGTGTCTCtctcagggacagcacgtgtgagtgagtgctgtAGCATGGCTGGAAAGACTTCACTGTCACTCTTTGTATTGTTTGTGTGAGAGCAAAACAGTTCGTAGTAAATCCTGGAAAGTTGCCATTTTTAATGGTGTCATTCCAACAAATAATCCATGCACCTTGGTCTGAaaaaattcagacatttttactaattgttcggtgattattcaataggcacactgtgcatttttagtttgatcagatcaacactttttgagatatggacaatatAGTGATGGGTGAGGTGTACAGTATGTGTCGATTTTGacttgtccttatttttcttctattttcaacttcaatatctcaggaactccatcacatagaaaggtaaatatgatatagtaataagctccacctactctctcagaatatagaaaaagatGTGCTATACAttttatctgatggacatgTCAGCCcatcaaatttggaaaaaagtgagtgtgtgtttgggtctggaacatgtttgggccttcagtaaactcCTTAGcttatgtctcagctccctgtaattagatcagcttagagctatgaacatagactgttcacattactaatgattagtcacatgtaCAGGTATGTATTGGTTCTTGggtattttcattggcccataactgcatgtgggaatgtaagaaaaaaacagatccatgttttaatttatggtataaatgttac
This window of the Gouania willdenowi chromosome 18, fGouWil2.1, whole genome shotgun sequence genome carries:
- the irs4b gene encoding insulin receptor substrate 2-B, giving the protein MAHFANYQDGKAAMLLVETQRRDVGAKPGDGPVGEPPSPVINISGGGGGGSRFQHYPPPSNNHHTADNISESPGRRVPSSAEDSSSAGGVPSSAEAVDDIRKCGYLRKQKHGHKRFFVLRASSQLGPSRLEYYDSEKKFRNGLRSAATGGGAIAPSPPKRVIYLYQCFTVNKRADSKNKHLIALYTKDEYFAIVADNEQEQEDWYVAVSELMSEGKKGGLDSDDLDDGYGTVTPGTVFKEVWQVNVKPKGLGQTKNLTGVYRLCLSTKTIHLVKLNSETPCVNLQLMNIRRCGHSESFFFIEVGRSSSIGPGEIWMQVDDSVVAQNMHETILETMKALKAFAEFRPRSKSQSSGSNPMSFITTRRHLGNLPPSQTGLQRRSRTESVVGTPPSSKSSGASGYRFRTSSEGEGTMNRPFRSTTGSLIHLNSSRAHHGRQESSGTSTSSVATGNAGTSTGAVRYVRAIPGSTATYHARSASLPVSHFPSTTSPVSVSSSSGHGSVSDTLTRPSSASICGSPSDGGFNSSDEYGSSPGDFRYFRVRSNTPDSLGNTPPIREENCLNDYMAMGWSREVFGVGSGHETPRDEGASTTEDERFSSSLRRRTHSFTRPSGGATGGSGVAVYQKMTQTNFSLDEGSDAVLPFGSGLLRCGPSSSSSSLRSDYSSCSEHSQQSRPSTLSRTEAAVIERPPLSASAKEDSGYMPMMCGVAASPWDTPPDYMPMQPGSYPHNVSNSPQFHSPALSARSTHHHPVYSQSSTDSHGYMMMLPGGGRGGSSPSPVQASPSNLTNMAERPENGEYMDMSYSSSGGHKLSNDGGNAYYAPGTPESTPKSYSPYFSLPRSYKAPTREKDEYGEYVPMSSPAKPAPMSERRGGSTTSTPSHPPPPYGAHLSDRRVARPNRLPLGRRSFHGPLRVSEASTSSTPASEERPSERPSSPGEYINIEFGDHYPHQQQPPAYPLCAQDEGSSQDYMSLEVGAEQLDDACKNQPSPRPSLVAPWNPPSYIRPLANPSGAPWRPIGDDYTDMTFNLSKGERASPTAMLQHLCVMEEHYGHAPSTASSSPPLPPASPSRATGHQTEPKVVRADPQGRRRHSSETFSSTSSSNSTPSSSNTLSNASASNEPHLAEGSTSRWTNSASFDSVWMSVDSRVDSQPQTRNLETSGTSAASSSSSLSRMCRNMSVGYQNGLNYIALELREDGGNTAASGGGSGAAVASGVMPLPENGAYASIDFTKLDGVATTTKD